One genomic region from Lycorma delicatula isolate Av1 chromosome 9, ASM4794821v1, whole genome shotgun sequence encodes:
- the LOC142330444 gene encoding protein yellow-like: MVAAMKEEKMHRMARILFLFCILCINVKELISILPYAPYDRCVLTISWTGGSFCWPCPSTKSIYIKSGHFISKNVIGTRAQIYKDDAFIVLPRFKSGIPATLVKTSLKDRTCQALLEPFPNLSLNEECKPNAIQNAVDLVLDAQDLLWILDVGIVNTLEQPIQRGCPKILVFSVKLCKLLKVIDLSGLVLPASRLQYLVVDYAPDGRPFVYISDAAARAILVYDVAAGKGYRVVLPNAVVCGCQNRRDVLYIALARKCDGSTVLYFTYLSGSRLFAIKTEYLRRGACQGYVEDIGIKPGRIIILGTDNGSAMFFRYEGKGNIFRWDTNTPFIPANVVLVYRSDDCLLATHVMADYKRGRMRVLKSNFHDYIQGTVGCGAVQNLSIMENFC, encoded by the exons gtatggcCAGAATCCTTTTCTTGTTTTGTATATTATGCATCAATGTTAAAGAACTAATTAGCATATTACCATATGCACCATACGATAGATGTGTATTAACTATTTCATGGACTGGAGGTTCATTCTGTTGGCCTTGCCCATCtactaaaagtatttatataaaatctgggcattttatttctaaaaatgttattggTACTCGGGCTCAAATTTATAAAGATGATGCCTTCATTGTGTTACCAAG ATTCAAAAGCGGTATTCCAGCTACTCTTGTAAAGACTTCATTAAAAGATAGAACATGTCAAGCACTTCTAGAACCATTTCCTAACCTCTCACTTAATGAAGAATGTAAACCGAATGCTATACAAAATGCTGTTGATTTGGTTTTAGATGCACAAGATCTTCTTTGGATACTTGATGTCGGTATTGTTAATACACTAGAACAACCAATTCAACGGGGTTGCCCAAAAATTCTTGTGTTTAGCGTTAAACTTTGTAAG ttgcttAAAGTGATAGATCTGAGTGGATTAGTTTTACCTGCTAGTCGTTTACAATACCTTGTGGTCGATTATGCACCAGATGGTCGTCCATTTGTATACATCAGTGATGCTGCTGCACGAGCAATACTTGTATATGATGTAGCTGCTGGTAAAGGATATCGTGTTGTTTTACCGAACGCGGTTGTTTGTGGTTGTCAAAATCGTCGTGATGTTTTGTATATCGCTCTTGCTCGCAAATGTGATGGCTCTACAGtattatatttcacttatttatcAGGGAGTCGATTATTTGctattaaaactgaatatttacgAAGAGGAGCATGTCAAGGATATGTAGAAGATATTGGTATTAAACCAGGACGTATAATCATTCTTGGAACAGACAATGGTTCAGCAATGTTCTTTAGGTATGAAGGCAAGGGTAATATTTTTAGATGGGACACGAACACTCCTTTTATACCAGCTAACGTTGTACTTGTTTATCGTAGTGATGATTGCTTGTTAGCAACACATGTTATGGCTGATTACAAGAGGGGTCGAATGCGTGTACTTAAAAGCAATTTCCATGATTATATTCAAGGCACCGTTGGTTGTGGAGCTGTACAGAATCTGTCTATCatggaaaatttttgttaa